The window taaataatctTGAAGAGAGAAGAAAGGAGCTTACTTTGTCATTAAGCGTCCATCCAAGATACTTTAAGTAGAGATCTTGTAAGAAAAGAGAAGGATAAGAAGAGATCCAAATGCCCAGAGACTGAATGCATGACATCCTAATATCGGGGTCAACATCTCGATATCGGTGTACAAACAACCTAGAAGAAAAGATGTAATAATGAATTTGGTCAGCAAGGATTACATCTTCGTGTGTAGCTGAGGGTAAAATGGTAATGGAATCTTCTTACCCAGTGAAAATTTTGCGCATCATGTCCTCCAAAGTAGTAATGTGTTGGTGAGAAAGAGACAACCTTTTGTTGAGGGAGTGAAGAAGAGGGCCGTCAGGTCTTTTCTTGGTTTCAGCATTCAATTGCCTTTGGGTGGTTTCACGGTGGGAACCGAGAGTGTTGGCAACAGAAATAAAGGAAGTGACAAGTTGGAGACCCATAAGCGTGGCAGTATGGCGGTAAACTCGAGGTGGAGTACTGCAATACAAGTAGAAAAACAGgatgaatatataaaaaaagtgGGAGTGGGAGTGGGAGGGATAAGGTAGTAAAGAATGAAGAGAAACCATGAGAGTGCGATAATGAAGTCCATGCACTTGTCAAACAAGAGTTTATCAAACAAGGGTCCATTCTGGGAGTCGGTAATTAAGCAATTCCAGAAAGAAACAAGATTTTCTTTGAAGTTCTTGTGTTCCTTCTTTCTAGAAGTATGATAATCTTCAATTTCCCCCTAGAGGCACAATCAAAAGAAAGAACAATAATTAGGAAAGTTTCTCAATTAGAAAAAAGGAGAAAAGGGGAAAAAGGGAGAGAGATGATAGTACGGATCTAGCAAGATTAACAAGGGCAACGACAACATCATCGACGTCAGTCTCATCAAGCAGGTGTTCCTTGATGGAGTATTTAGCACCGCAAGCCTAACAAAATGGATGGGAAATGAGAGAAATGAAGAGGGAGGAAGGGGAAGAGTGAAGGAAAGCACCTGAAAGAGCATGGACAAGAGTTCAGAGGTAGCAAGGTTAGGAGAGTTTTCATATCTTTCAACCCAGATCTTGACGGCTTTAGGAATAAGATCCACCTTCCCTTTCACAACCTctgttcaaaacaaatcaaaaacgAGGATCTATCGAATCTGAGCTAATAGATAAATGACCCCCAGAGATCTCCTCCTACCTATGAGATTCTGATGGGAAGGAAGGGTGCGACTGCGCTTGGACTGAGGACGGGTTTCCTGGAAATCGTCATCATCGAGCTCAGGGCTCTTCTGGTCTTGGCTGGTGCTCCGCTCCTGTTTCTGATTCTGATTCTCTCCGCCGCCGCTGTTGTCGTCATCCTGATCCTGATCTCTTGTCCTTTTCTACGCAAAAGCAGCGGAGGATTCGAAACGAAGCATAATAGTAATTAGCTAAAGAGAAAGGGAAGGGGGAGACTCACAGCGCCTTCCATGGTTCCGGACCCAAATTGTTTCTACCTTAGTTAGGGTTTGTTTGCTAACGCGACTGGAATTGGTAAAGTCCTCCTCTCCCTCCCGCCAATGCCAACAAAATATCCCCTCtcaatttcttttcttttattttattttcccaaTTATGGTGCAACTGTTTCTCACTAGTGAATAATATTAGCGACATTTTGCATTTTCACTAGACCAAATATGCTATCACTATTTACTTCGAATGCTGATAAGTGATAACAGTAACAAACAGGTTTTTCATTTTCGATTTTAAAGCAAAATTTTGTATCTTTGCTTTAGTTGAATAGAAACATTGGGATTAACATTTTAAAGCCAAAGCTAAATCGAAACCACCAACGTTGTAGTTCTCTGTCTGCCAAAGAAAAAACCAATACATCTTTTTTCATGTCTATAGCTTGATTAACAAATTACAAACAACaatcaactttaaaaaaaaaaagcaaataatCCCCAACAAGATACAATATGTTAGTAGCCCTTTACTTCTTTCTTCTGCATCTAAAAAGCGcataaccaaaccaaatttatttaaaactaaTCAACAAAAAAACTCGAACGACACACATGTGTTTGCAATCACAAGACCTTTGAAGTAATAACAATCCCTCGGAAGATTACTAGTCCGACTCTACAAATATCTGCAGTACAAATTTCCAACAACAGTTATTATCCAATTGTGGGGAATCAACAATATCATTGATTTCATTTATGAAAAAATGTGGGAGTTGATGATACCAATGAAAAAGACTGTAAGGAGTACACTAACCTCCATCTCTGGAACAAGCTCGTAGGTTTTCTTCTCTCTTGTGTCAAAGGTTGTGATCCCACCTATTTTCTGGACTCCCAGTTTGGAGGCGATCAGGTTCTGTAAATATTTACATACATTCGGTGTTAAAAGGTTCCAAAATCGGTGAAGGCCCTTGAGAGCTTTGGAGATGGTCAGTTTTGTCTTACCAATTGGAAATCACTGGAGCCAAATGCCTCAAGCCTTGGTAACATCTGCAAGAGTTTCAACGGTGTGACTTTCTTTCGtaccacacacacacaaaaaagtGCAACGGTGAAGCAAAAACACTTCAATTAGTAGTCATGTTTAAGTTTGGGTTCAATGCCCATTGCATAGCCAGTATGTGATTCATAGTTCTGCCACCGAACCGAACATGGTTGAGTGTAATTTAAACGACTAACTACATGGATTTATGGTGACTTTATACTAcaaaagtttctaaatgcaaTCAATAGGCAGACACAATAGGGGAAAATAGTGTTTAGATAGAATACCAGTTTCTGGAGACCGTTAATTGCAACCGGCTTCTCCATTTGTGATTCATCTTGTAACAGTGAAACCTCGAAGGGTCCCAACTGCCTATCAGTTTGGTTTGTGAGATTCAAGGATGCCTAAGGGTATCATTATACGCTCAGTCTAAAAACAATGTATATTCAAATCCAATCTTTTGGGCATTACAAACATTACCGAAAATCAGTGGTATTACCGAAAAGGGTCGATTCAAGTGTAAAGCAGTTGGAACCTCCACAACTCTCATATTAATCTCTTTGCGGCTCACTGGCTGAGAAGAAAAAATGTGTTACAGCGAAAGAAGTTTGTTAGATGAGATGAGAAGCTGAAGCTGAGGCATGAGCATACAGATGACGAGTACAAGGACATACAGAGAAATTCATAAACGTGTTTTCACTTGCTGACAAAATAGAGATAATGCATTAGTTTGTTTCCGCTATAATGAAAATTTTTGGATCAAGCAAACGATCTCAGACAAACAGAGCAAGGTGGTGAGTATATAGTACTGCTATATAATGATACTAATGCAAAGCGATTTTCCTAGATGTTCTAACTGGCACCAAATCCAAGATTGGCTTCTTATCCAGGGCAAGGCTGTCTGTATGCTTAAAGTAATTGTTTGATCAGACTTGGTGTCAAAAATGGCCACAATAAACAAGGAAGCACATATTCATGTCATGTTTTGTGAGATAGTAAAAGATGAAGTAACTTACAGCGCCAAGAATTTGTTGGGTCTGTAAGCGACCAGGTTCACCCAAATTTGTGCGCCATGTAATTTGAAATTTACCGAGGATACTACTTCCCTGGAGTTTGGTTTGGCCAGAAACATCAGCAGATGGGACTAACTTATAGAGATAGTTGTGGATGCCCCCACCAGATCGGATTATAACGGGCGGGTTAGGTATTATTCCACCAAGAACACTGACacgcagagagagagagagtcagtGATTAAGTAAGGATGATAGTCAGTGAAAATGAGAGAGACCTGGATGGGGGATGTTGTGAGGAAGGGTCATGTAGTCTGAGAGCAGTCCATTGCTTGGCAGGTTCAAAATCAACTTGGTCCATGAAGAGGTTTGCTTTTGTATGGTTCTCAATGCAAGCCTCTAGAAACGTAGTCTCCTTTACAACTCGAACCTGCAAGGCGCAACAATCAGACAAggctggagagagagagagagagagagaaatggggGTGATAACCTTGGTCCTGACAGAGAGTGGGTTAGCAACGACAAACTTGAAGAACTGGGGAAGGTATTTACGCTCACCATCCGCATCATTGTACAAGGCAGAGCAAACCAAGGTGTGAGCTCCAAGCTCTTTAACATCGTGTTCAACAATGAAGTCATAGCGGCCACCAGTGCGTATGGATTCAACAGGAGACTTGGAGGTGTCGAGAAGAAGAATCCTCTGCCTCTCTGTCTGAATCTCCGCCTTGATGGTAACATCCCTGACTTGGGAAGTGGAGCTGTTGTTGACGCTTATATAGCTACAGAACGTCTCTCCCAGATAGATCGCCCCGAATGACTGCGGCAGAAGCAGCAGACCTGAGAGACCGATTGGATCCGTTGGGTGGCTTATGAGGAATCTGTTGCGGTAACTCAGATCGGAGTCGACGCCCTCGGCGGAAGACAAATGGCGTCGGAGCAAGGAGGCGGAAGCGGGATCGTCGGAGAAGTCCTCGCCGGCGAGAAGATCGAAAGGGTCAATGCGGAGGGGAGGGTCGACGTGGAAGGAAGGCTTGCAGAGTCGCATCACCCTGAAGGCGAGCGAGTGCGGTCCCTGCGTCGCGCCGGTGCTCATCCTTTCCGATCTCTTCCGATTTTACCCCTCTCCTTTTCTCTGCTGTTAATAGTCTGTTTTAGTTTTACTACtgctaataataataaaaagccCATAGAATGGAATACTACAATCTCATTCTGGGCTGCCCTCAAAATAAGCAAAACAGGCCCATTGATACTCGCCGTgtgcttcttctccttctccctgCTTAATGCCACCATTCCATTAAATTCCAATACTCCATCTCTCCACCGCATCGCCAAAAGTCGCTGACCTCGTTAAACCCCAATCAATGGCATTGGCTacatttgtttcttcttctcccttCCTTTTGACATTAATACTAATTATGGTCTAGTGCCATTTCGATCCTGCCAAGCTTCACGATGCATCATTTCTCAACGCTAAAGGTTAACACTTTCACATCTCTTCTCCATTCATGAATCGAAGCTAGAGTCTTTATATTACTGCTTGTTTCTTCTTTCATTTGACTGATCAGTCTCTGAATCCGTCCATGGTTGCTTCCTCTCAGGTTTACTGCGTTTGATTACTCCCACCTCCCATGCCAG is drawn from Brassica rapa cultivar Chiifu-401-42 chromosome A05, CAAS_Brap_v3.01, whole genome shotgun sequence and contains these coding sequences:
- the LOC103866337 gene encoding trafficking protein particle complex subunit 13; amino-acid sequence: MSTGATQGPHSLAFRVMRLCKPSFHVDPPLRIDPFDLLAGEDFSDDPASASLLRRHLSSAEGVDSDLSYRNRFLISHPTDPIGLSGLLLLPQSFGAIYLGETFCSYISVNNSSTSQVRDVTIKAEIQTERQRILLLDTSKSPVESIRTGGRYDFIVEHDVKELGAHTLVCSALYNDADGERKYLPQFFKFVVANPLSVRTKVRVVKETTFLEACIENHTKANLFMDQVDFEPAKQWTALRLHDPSSQHPPSSVLGGIIPNPPVIIRSGGGIHNYLYKLVPSADVSGQTKLQGSSILGKFQITWRTNLGEPGRLQTQQILGAPVSRKEINMRVVEVPTALHLNRPFSASLNLTNQTDRQLGPFEVSLLQDESQMEKPVAINGLQKLMLPRLEAFGSSDFQLNLIASKLGVQKIGGITTFDTREKKTYELVPEMEIFVESD